The genomic region ACAGGTTCGCGCGCTTCCAGCGGAACAACGCCGGCGCCAGCATCGCCCTCACCGAATACTTCACCCCCGAAGAGGCCGCCGAAAGCCAGGGCGCGAACTGGACTGACGCCGTCGACGAGGCGGGCCTGGTCATCGAGTCCAACCTCGCCTTCGACGTCGAAAGCTTCCACGCCGGCAAGGCCACCCCCATCCTGTTCAGCTCCGCGGCGCTGAACTTCGGCGTCAAGGAACTCCTTGACGCCCTGGTGGATTTCGCCCCGCCGGCCGCGCCCCGGCCGGACATCGAAGGCACCCCGCGTGCCGTCGAGTCGCCGTTCTCCGGCTTCGTCTTCAAGGTCCAGGCAGGGATGAACAAGGCACACCGCGACCACGTAGCCTTCATCCGCGTCTGCTCCGGCATGTTCGAGCGCGGCATGGTGGTCACCCAGACCCGGACCGGAAAGTCGTTCGCCACGAAGTACGCGCAGCAGGTTTTCGGCCGCGAACGCGAGGTCATCGACGAGGCCTACCCGGGCGACGTCGTGGGCCTGGTCAACGCGTCCTCGCTGCGGGTGGGCGACAGCCTCTTCCTCGAGGAACCGGTGGAGTTCCCGGCCATTCCGCTGTTCGCGCCCGAGCACTTCCAGGTTGCCCGCTCCAAGGACCCCAGCCGCTTCAAGCAGTTCCGCCGGGGCATCGAGCAGCTTGAGCACGAGGGCGTCATCCAGGTGCTGCGCTCCGATGTCCGCGGTGACCAGGCGCCGGTGCTTGCCGCCGTCGGACCCATGCAGTTCGAAGTGGTGGAGGACCGCATGGCGCACGACTTCAGCGCGCCCATGCGCCTGGAACGACTCCCGTATTCCATGGCCAGGATCTCGACGGCGGACGCCATGCCGGCGCTGGCCAACGTGCCCGGCGCCGAGGTGCTGCTGCGGTCCGACGGCGAATACCTGGCCCTCTTCAACGACGTCTGGGCCCTGCGCCGCATCGAGAAGAACCATCCGGACCTCACGCTGGTGCCTATCGGGACGCACAACCCCGCAAAGTAGCTGCGCCGACGCGGGGCTCCAGCTCCCGAACGGTCTCCCAACCAAAGAAGCAAGGTATCGCCGTGTCCACAAACCAGCCGTCTGCAGCAGCACCTGTTACACGGTCAGCCAGTGTCGTCGTGACCGGCATGGGTTCCATGAACCCGCTCGGGGCCACCGTGGCCGAGACCTGGGAGGCTATGCTGGCCGGGCGCTCGGGCATCGCGGCGCTGCAGGACGGCTGGGCTGAGGCCCTGCCGGTGCGCATCGCCGGCCGGGTCTCCGCCGACCTTGGTGCATTCCTGGGCACCCGCGAGCTGAAGCGGATGGACCGCTGCGGGCAGCTGGCGCTCGTTGCCTCCCGTGAGGCCTGGGAGCAGGCGGGGAAGCCGAGTGTCGAACCGGAGCGGTTCGCCGTCGTGATCGGCTCGGCCTACGGCGGCATGGACACCGTGCTCGCTCAGGTCAGGGAGCTGGACAACGGCGGCCCGCGCAAGGTTTCCCCGCATACCCTGACCCGGCTCATGGTGAACGGGCCGTCCGCGTGGGTTTCCATCGATCTCGGTGCCAAGGGCGGGGCACGCACTCCCGTCAGCGCCTGTGCGTCCGGGGCCGAGGCGATTGCCCAGGGTGCCGAAATGATCAGGTCCGGGGCGGCCGACGTCGTAATTGCCGGCGGCGTTGATGCCTGCGTCAACGACCTGATCATCAGCGGTTTTTCCCAGATCCGGGCGCTCTCCACGCGCAACGACGATCCGGAGCGGGCCTCGCGGCCGTTCGACCGCGACCGCGACGGGTTCGTCCTGTCCGAGGGGGCGGGGATCGTGGTGCTGGAGAGCGAGGACCACGCGCGTGCCCGGGGCGCGGAAGTGCTGGGCGGCATTGCCGGGGCAGCCGTGACCTCGGACGCGAACGACATCGTGGCAGCCGATCCGGACATGCAGGTGCGGGTCATGGAGAAGGCCCTTGCCTCCGCAGGCCTCCATGGAACCGACATCGGGTTCGTGCACGCGCACGCCACCTCGACGCCCGTGGGAGACCGGCTGGAGGCGCAGGCCATCAAAGCCATTGCCGGTGACCAGGTCCCGGTGACCTCCACGAAGTCCCTCACCGGACACCTGCTCGGCGGCGCGGGTGCGCTTGCCGCCATCGCCACGCTGCAGGCACTCCGAACCGGCGACCTGCCCGGCACCTACAACGTGGCTGCCCTTGATCCCGAGGTGGACCTCAACGTCATCACCGGTACCGTCAGCGGCAGCACCGCGACGGCGGGACTCGTCAATGCCTTCGGGTTCGGCGGGCACAGCGCGGCGCTCGTGGTCACCCGCGCCTAAACATTAACGCTTCCTGGTCCGCGCCAGCGCCGCCGTCCCGGCGGCCAGGCCGAGCAGACCTGCGCCCAGGCCGACGATGCCGAACGTGTTGTCAGGCGCGGCCGTAGCCGGGGTGGTTGACGATGCTGCCGCTGCGGTGTCCGCAGTTGGCGTGTCTGCGGCGGGTGCTGCCGGCGCAGGCGGTGCCGCATGGGAGTGCTCGTCCGCCGCCGCGGTGGTGACGAAGGAGGGAACCGGGTGCTCCGGCTGGGCCTGGCCGGCGGTTTCGGGCTCGTTCCAGTTCACCACCGTTCCGTCGGAGTAGGTCTGTGCAGCAGGCAGGGCTACGGTGGTACCCGCCTCCGGAAGCCGGCCGACCGAGATGGAGAACGTCTGGTACTCGTGCTGCCCGAGCTGGTGGGCCGCATCGGCAGTCCAGGTGACCGTTGTGGCGGCCTTGGTGATCTTGGCTCCTTCAACGGTGACAGGAGCGGGCAGGGCCGCCTCGGTGATCTTCGCCGTCCAGCCGTCGAGGGGCTTGACCGAAACGGAGGTGAACGGCGTTGCCGTGGGCAGCGTGACAGTGACCTTGGTGGTCTTGGCGGTACCGGACTCGTTGGGAACCCTGAATGTCAGCTGCGAGAAGCCGCCGGCCGATGTTGAGGCCGGGTCAACGTGGACGTGGGCGGATGCCGAGCCCACGCCCAGGACCATGAGGCCGGCCGCCGCTGAGACGACAGTGACAGTTTTCAGGGCAGAAGTTTTCAGTGTGGAAGTTTTTGGAGTCCGGGACTTCAGTGCACGGGTGTTTGAGGTGGTCATCACAGAGCCTTTCGCGGGTGCCGCCCTGGCTCACGCCGGGGAAGCGGGGATGATGGGAGGTCAGGCAGCGTCCCGGCACCCCTTTCGCAGGCTGGCCAGCCATGCGCAGGAAAGTCACTCTATGGTGCGCGGGAGGACTGCCAGCGGCGGACCGCGAAGAGTGTCGTGCCGCAGGTTCCGGCGGTGAGCCGCGACGAAGACCGTTGGCCATGCCGCAGGACGGTGGCTGGCGGGCGTGAACCCGGCGGGCCGGGGGAGCCGCACCAGCGGCCGGAGCCACGCCAGGAGCTGCCACAGTGCGGCCTCGCCCCTGCGCATCAGCCAGGCGGTGGCCAGCATGGCGAGGAGGTGGCCTGCCAGCACCGCGGGTGAATTGGCGCCCTCATCCATGGGCATGGTTTCCATTGCTGCCGTGCAGCTCAGGTCCGCATGCCCGCCGTGGGTTAAACCGCCGGCCAGCGGCGCCAAACTTCCGGGCAACTGGGCAAGGGGGAGCCGGGGCAGGCAGGAAGCACCAGGGGAGAAGGCTGTGAAGGCCGCGTGCAGCGTCAGCTGGCCGGCGCCGAGCACCCCGAACAGGACAGAGAACGACAGTTCCCGCCGCGCGAGCCAGGCGGCCGGGCCCAACAGGAGCACTGCTGTCACGGCAAGTGTCACGATGTCCGGAAGCTGCCCGCCACCCAGCACGTGGCCGGCCGCCGCCAGAGAGACTGACATTAGGGTGACCAGGGCTGCGCGGAAGAGGCGCAGGGGAGCTCGAAGATCCATCGGTGCCTCCCTCCACCAGGCCCGGAGCTGCTGTGACACCCCTGACCGTAGACACGGCAGCGTGGGAAAACCTTGGGCCGTGGCGCGGTTTTTTACAGCTCTGGGCGGCCCGGAATAGTGGTCCGGGAAATGGGGCACGGGGCAGCGCCAGGGGCTGCCCGTAGAATTGCTGTGACGCCCGCGCTGCCCGTCGATCTTGTGGAAAGGGACCGCTGATGATGCCCCGTGCCTCGTTCCGGCTTTTCCGCACCGGGCTGATCGGTTCCCTCGTTATCGGGTTTGCTGCCGGCGGGCACCTCGCGGGCGGCGGCGAGCTTCCGGCAGCGGCCATCCTGGCGGCGCTGTTCGCCGTGACACTGGTTCCCGTCGCCGCGCTGACGCGGTTCCGGCTCTCCTTCCCTGCCTTGGTCGGTCTGCTGGGTGCCGGCCAGTTCTGGCTGCACTGGGCCTTCGATGCGCTGGGCGGCGCGGGTGCTGCCGCACCGGCGTCCGCTGTCCTGATGCCGGGCCATGCCGGCCACGCGGGGGGAGCTTTGGATCCGGCATTCCTGAGCCCCGTGGCGGCCGAAAGCGCCCATTCCGCTGCGTCCGACGGCGTCATGTTCGTTGCGCACGCCGTCGCCACGCTGTGCACCGCAGTCCTGCTGGCCCGCGGGGAACGGGTGCTGGCAACACTTGCCTCGTGGCTGCAACCGCTTTTCCGCCGGCACGAACCGGCAGCTGTTCTTCCCGCCCGCGTCCCCGCGCCTTTTCCGGCTCCGGCCGTGCTCCCGCGGACGCGCGCCGGCGTGCGCCTGCCAACCCGGCGCGGGCCGCCGGTGCCTTTGGCCGCCTAGACGGGTTCCTTGCAGAACGGGCCGTTCCAATACGGACGGTTCCGTTTTCAGCCAGGGTCCGACGGCGGCGTGCAGCTACCTGCCCGTGCCGTCTTGGGGGCGCACGGGTCCCTGACTGATTTTTCTGTGAAAGGCATTACCCCATCATGAACACCTCCATTCGCCGTACCCTCAAGACCGCAGCAGCCGCCTCCCTCACTGCCGGGCTCCTCGCCGCCGGTGCCGCCGCAGCGTCCGCGCACGTCACGGTTGATCCCTCCGCAACCTCCGAGGGCGGCTTCACCAAGCTGACGTTCAGCGTTCCGAACGAATCCGAGACGGCCAAGACCAACCGGCTGGAGGTCAAGCTCCCCACCGACACCCCGCTGACCTCGGTCTCCGTGAAGCCGATGGACGGCTGGAAGGCGCAGGTGGTCACCACTACCCTGCCCAAGCCCGTGGACGTTGCCGGCGCAACAGTCACCAAGGCGCCGACCAGC from Arthrobacter globiformis harbors:
- a CDS encoding YcnI family copper-binding membrane protein, with product MTTSNTRALKSRTPKTSTLKTSALKTVTVVSAAAGLMVLGVGSASAHVHVDPASTSAGGFSQLTFRVPNESGTAKTTKVTVTLPTATPFTSVSVKPLDGWTAKITEAALPAPVTVEGAKITKAATTVTWTADAAHQLGQHEYQTFSISVGRLPEAGTTVALPAAQTYSDGTVVNWNEPETAGQAQPEHPVPSFVTTAAADEHSHAAPPAPAAPAADTPTADTAAAASSTTPATAAPDNTFGIVGLGAGLLGLAAGTAALARTRKR
- a CDS encoding beta-ketoacyl-[acyl-carrier-protein] synthase family protein, producing MSTNQPSAAAPVTRSASVVVTGMGSMNPLGATVAETWEAMLAGRSGIAALQDGWAEALPVRIAGRVSADLGAFLGTRELKRMDRCGQLALVASREAWEQAGKPSVEPERFAVVIGSAYGGMDTVLAQVRELDNGGPRKVSPHTLTRLMVNGPSAWVSIDLGAKGGARTPVSACASGAEAIAQGAEMIRSGAADVVIAGGVDACVNDLIISGFSQIRALSTRNDDPERASRPFDRDRDGFVLSEGAGIVVLESEDHARARGAEVLGGIAGAAVTSDANDIVAADPDMQVRVMEKALASAGLHGTDIGFVHAHATSTPVGDRLEAQAIKAIAGDQVPVTSTKSLTGHLLGGAGALAAIATLQALRTGDLPGTYNVAALDPEVDLNVITGTVSGSTATAGLVNAFGFGGHSAALVVTRA
- a CDS encoding peptide chain release factor 3 encodes the protein MSQEVQSPARVHEIHKQASRRRTFAVISHPDAGKSTLTEALALHAKVIGTAGASSGKANRKETVSDWMQMEKDRGISISSAALQFSYRDTVINLLDTPGHADFSEDTYRVLAAVDCAVMLVDAAKGLETQTMKLFEVCKQRNLPIITVINKWDRPGLDALALMDEITERTGLQPMPLTWAVGISGDFRGVWDLRNDRFARFQRNNAGASIALTEYFTPEEAAESQGANWTDAVDEAGLVIESNLAFDVESFHAGKATPILFSSAALNFGVKELLDALVDFAPPAAPRPDIEGTPRAVESPFSGFVFKVQAGMNKAHRDHVAFIRVCSGMFERGMVVTQTRTGKSFATKYAQQVFGREREVIDEAYPGDVVGLVNASSLRVGDSLFLEEPVEFPAIPLFAPEHFQVARSKDPSRFKQFRRGIEQLEHEGVIQVLRSDVRGDQAPVLAAVGPMQFEVVEDRMAHDFSAPMRLERLPYSMARISTADAMPALANVPGAEVLLRSDGEYLALFNDVWALRRIEKNHPDLTLVPIGTHNPAK